Proteins from one Neodiprion fabricii isolate iyNeoFabr1 chromosome 5, iyNeoFabr1.1, whole genome shotgun sequence genomic window:
- the LOC124182002 gene encoding cilia- and flagella-associated protein 20-like: protein MFRNAYQHGFLSILYSCGATPLAIWDKQVKNGYIKRITDDEVKSLVLEIAGTNVATTFISCPQDPKKVLGIKLPFLIMIVKNMKKYFTFEITILDDKDMHRRFRVSNFQSTTRVRPFCTTMPIGLSGGWNQVQFNLADFTRRAYGSNYVETTRMQIHANCRIRRIYYADRLYSEDEMPEEFKLFLPVRRKLPRESKSKPVQRSSLPKQINAAGDQGEQLPDEPPAFTAAVEESKEGEKTVEEPPEHNTESAPRKSSSVLKSEGNRKSAGIIIKDTVEDDGEEEQRNAGYDQERGLEEEEAAEALTEEEAQPATEEMVEIAVTEGG, encoded by the exons ATGTTCCGCAACGCATACCAGCATGGATTTTTATCCATACTTTACAGCTGCGGAGCAACCCCACTTGCCATTTGGGACAAACAA GTGAAAAACGGGTACATTAAACGCATAACGGATGATGAGGTCAAGTCCTTAGTTCTGGAGATAGCTGGGACCAATGTGGCGACGACCTTCATTTCCTGTCCTCAGGATCCGAAGAAAGTTCTGGGGATAAAGCTGCCCTTTTTGATAATGATTGTCAAGAACATGAAGAAGTATTTCACGTTTGAGATAACG ATTCTCGACGACAAGGATATGCACAGGCGGTTTCGAGTGAGTAATTTTCAAAGCACAACAAGGGTTAGGCCATTCTGCACGACGATGCCTATCGGACTCTCGGGTGGGTGGAATCAGGTGCAATTCAACCTCGCTGATTTTACCAGGCGTGCCTATGGCAGCAACTACGTTGAGACGACCAGGATGCAGATACATGCCAACTGCAGGATAAGGAGGATCTACTACGCCGACAG ATTATATTCCGAGGACGAGATGCCTGAGGAATTTAAACTGTTTCTACCAGTTCGTCGAAAGTTGCCCAGAGAAAGCAAGAGCAAGCCTGTGCAGCGTTCAAGTCTGCCGAAGCAGATAAATGCTGCAGGCGATCAAGGCGAACAGCTCCCAGACGAACCTCCAGCCTTTACAGCTGCTGTAGAGGAGAGCAAAGAAGGTGAAAAAACAGTGGAGGAACCACCGGAGCACAATACCGAATCTGCGCCGCGGAAGTCGAGCTCAGTTCTAAAGTCGGAAGGCAATCGAAAAAGTGCCGGCATCATAATCAAAGATACCGTGGAAGACGACGGCGAGGAGGAGCAACGAAACGCTGGATATGATCAGGAACGGGGTCTGGAAGAGGAAGAAGCGGCTGAAGCTCTCACGGAGGAAGAAGCTCAGCCAGCGACCGAGGAAATGGTCGAGATCGCTGTGACGGAAGGAGgctga
- the LOC124182003 gene encoding uncharacterized protein LOC124182003 — MSDIVVQTSASIPSARKRGLSAARVSLKAASSISKTVSNLRQGRAESSQILSGSRTPESIHKSVSIVATDKSASSFQTGTPKPMGNSVPGVEIKARSSAAEEDGEVELKTKTIYIDEFGGRKPEGLRMRPTKFMRKYPELFRSDVSVHPSYTGLLNYPYNVICRQRFHKNKLKMNRQLNREIQNITMTQSLALDGVRVGRTFTVGFPSSALKVPDFATPNDRLRLDRMLVER, encoded by the exons ATGTCCGACATAGTTGTTCAGACGAGTGCTAGCATTCCAAGCGCTAGGAAGCGAGGATTGAGTGCGGCGAGAGTAAGTCTGAAAGCTGCGTCGTCGATATCGAAGACGGTGAGCAACCTTCGACAGGGTAGAGCGGAGTCCAGTCAGATTTTGAGTGGATCACGAACTCCTGAATCGATCCACAAGTCTGTGAGTATAGTAGCAACGGATAAATCTGCGTCAAGCTTTCAAACTGGGACCCCAAAGCCGATGGGAAATTCTGTGCCTGGGGTGGAGATCAAGGCAAGATCAAGCGCAGCTGAAGAAGATGGGGAAGTTGAGCTTAAGACAAAAACGATCTACATAGACGAATTTGGGGGCAGAAAACCTGAAGGTTTAAGAATGCGGCCGACAAAATTTATGAGGAAGTATCCGGAGCTGTTCAGAAGTGATGTCAGCGTACATCCCAGCTACACTGGCCTGCTGAACTACCCGTA caATGTCATATGCCGTCAACGCTTTCACAAGAACAAACTAAAGATGAATCGCCAGTTGAACAGGGAGATACAGAACATAACGATGACCCAAAGTCTCGCCCTGGACGGAGTTCGCGTTGGCAGAACTTTCACTGTCGGATTTCCGTCCTCCGCACTCAAGGTTCCAGATTTTGCGACTCCTAATGACAGGCTTCGTCTCGATAGAATGCTTGTTGAGCGATGA